ACGCGGATCCTCTCGTGCGTAACCTCGTATTTACGAGATTTCCGAAGCCTATCCATCTCCTCGGAATGTCTCAGCAGTTCCGCGGCCATCTTTGCCTCCAGGTCGGCCTTTTCCTTCTGCTGCTTATCCACCACGAGCTCTAGATTGTTCATCGCCTCCTTGCACATCTGCAACTCGGCCGCGTCAGATGTCCGCGTCTCGTCAAACGCCTTTCTAAGGGTTTTTTCTCGAGCAATGGCGTCTGCCTTCTCTCGTGTAGAAACCCGGAGAGCTTCCTCCGTTCTCTTCCTAGCCTCCTCGCCCTCACGAATCTGTTCTTTGGCTCGTCTGAGAGATGAATCGTATTTCTCGATCAAAACGTTCCAATCACCATGGCTCTGATCAAAACACAACAAGGAAAACTTAGCTAAAGTAACTCAAGGCTCAAAGAGAAGATAACGAACAACCGCTTACCTTTACAGACGAGCAAGCAGCATGCTCATATTCATCTTTGAAGATGAGATCTCGTACCGAAGGGAGTTGATCGGGACCGCCTTTAACCAACCGCAACAGGCGGGCACAATCTTCCGGGTAACAAGACAGCGGAAGTTCGCGGGTGAATTCGAACCTGAATCCGTCAGCCGGGGTTTCCTTGGGACGACCAGACACTCGGGTCTCAGATCCCTCAGTGATATGAGCAGGGGACTCGTTTCTCGAGCGGTCTTGTTGTCCCCCCGAAGTCTGTACTTCTTGTGGACCCTCGGCAGAACGCAGATCACCGGTTAAGGCTCCGCGAGACACCTCCTCGATGACTCGACCCTCCCGCTTCCGCCGGCGAAAGGCGATAGTCTCGTTCTCGTCATCCTCCGAGGTCTCGACCCCCGGGATAGCTTCAGGAACTAAAGCCTGAAGTTCTTCTTCACAGACCGAGGATGAGCGGGGCATAGCcaattctttcttcttcatctttttcttcttaggAGCGTCCTCGGCGGGCAAATCCCCGGCTTTCCGTTTCTTACCCCCTTTTTTAGAGGAACCATCTGCCCCAGTTTGCCCCGGCTCAGAAGATTCCTTCGGACCCTCGGCCTTTTTCTTGCTCTTCTTCAAGCTTTTACCCTGCGAGGAGCCACCAGTACGCGTTTGCTCAGCAGCAATTGGGGTCGCCTCTACCGCTTCCAACCCCGAAGGGCCAACCCTGCTCCCGGAAGCGCCTCGCTTGGCGCCTATCTTTTCAGCTACAATAAGACTAAGGTCGGGCAATTGCTTCATTGTCTTGGCTCGGTTGATCTCTTTCTGCTCAGCTCGAGTAAAGAGGGATAATCTCTTCGAAGTCGATTGATTGACGAGGGGAAGCAAGTTTGAGATCCAACGTTCTGCAAAGAAAAATTCTTAATACACGCTATTCACTTGCTAGGAAAAGCAGaagggaaacaaaaaaaaaactcacgaCTAGCAATTTGATCTATGGATCTTTGAATTCTCTCCCGAGTAAAGTCCTCCCAGTGATCTTGCTTCTGCAACGCAACGATCCGAGCACTCTCCTTCCAATCCTCGGGATAAGTGGCGAGATTCGGATGACCAACTACAAAAGGAAAAGAGACGCGTTAGACGAGCACATGCTACAATTGTCACATAAGATACTGTGCAGTACCCATCTCTGCATTCCAGAGAACGCGATAACCAGACTTCGGAGGCTCCTCGAACGCTGATCTGTTCGACTTCACATAGAAATACGAACGCTGCCAGTCTGAGGTTTTGGTCGGGTATCCCGTGACCACGTTATAATTTGGGCGCATCCTCGTCGAGACGAGCCCATCATCGGAAATTGAGACTGAAGTCAACTCCTCAAACGACCTCACACTCATCGATGTCCCTGCCTCAGCCGCGATCACCGATAGAACGACCATTAACCGGAGAGAACCGTTCATCAACTGGCTTAAGGCGACTCCTCTGCGGAACGCATAAGCCGTGACAATTCGGGGAATTGGGAACCACAACTTCGTGTCGCTCCGAAAATACGACTC
The nucleotide sequence above comes from Brassica napus cultivar Da-Ae chromosome A9, Da-Ae, whole genome shotgun sequence. Encoded proteins:
- the LOC106386480 gene encoding meiosis-specific protein ASY2-like; protein product: MSSSHRLTREQKGKGAVSSRDSDDVHHEAMMDTGNMDLSQRLLVSEAREQFRGDDDGQEAVDASIVPISYYPGNIFAEESPLEVWRIRPSVVDGQDWSNVERTKSTVESVEAILRDLNAHGVSFIVPKRDQRPWSPPKGYQCIYESYFRSDTKLWFPIPRIVTAYAFRRGVALSQLMNGSLRLMVVLSVIAAEAGTSMSVRSFEELTSVSISDDGLVSTRMRPNYNVVTGYPTKTSDWQRSYFYVKSNRSAFEEPPKSGYRVLWNAEMVGHPNLATYPEDWKESARIVALQKQDHWEDFTRERIQRSIDQIASQRWISNLLPLVNQSTSKRLSLFTRAEQKEINRAKTMKQLPDLSLIVAEKIGAKRGASGSRVGPSGLEAVEATPIAAEQTRTGGSSQGKSLKKSKKKAEGPKESSEPGQTGADGSSKKGGKKRKAGDLPAEDAPKKKKMKKKELAMPRSSSVCEEELQALVPEAIPGVETSEDDENETIAFRRRKREGRVIEEVSRGALTGDLRSAEGPQEVQTSGGQQDRSRNESPAHITEGSETRVSGRPKETPADGFRFEFTRELPLSCYPEDCARLLRLVKGGPDQLPSVRDLIFKDEYEHAACSSVKSHGDWNVLIEKYDSSLRRAKEQIREGEEARKRTEEALRVSTREKADAIAREKTLRKAFDETRTSDAAELQMCKEAMNNLELVVDKQQKEKADLEAKMAAELLRHSEEMDRLRKSRKYEVTHERIRVLIAMIAKAEKRFHRISLREDKRDNYDDARCLYSQAFGTRKCLEQIKASGVEIPQETIDFFIGQEKHYEEEAERLEVKEIPAEDLCLSPLVLESRFLIEEIWSQLDPFGSNIDLIDSEAAVALRTPLRSEGPMERPAQTAVSSNQPTDQDADLAKQTSAGAVVLKDGAVPTIVLTDSPAKASKNASSSASSSEDPEKGDDVPAGMPIADATAPAPAKFGRISGPGEKDGDGGKNLPAGDE